In Micromonospora sp. LH3U1, one genomic interval encodes:
- a CDS encoding 2-keto-4-pentenoate hydratase — protein sequence MKPDIEAANRELADARHTGKPCPPLRGRLLAEGDVESAYRVQQLQARAWQGRGERRVGAKIGLTSRAVQETFGVFQPDFGMLTDAMAVGDGVEVAIDRLLQPRVEAEIAFVLAKDLPNPQITTVDLIRAVDYVLPAIEIVDSRIAGWDISIVDTVADNASSGLFVLGTTPRRLADVDLRLCGMVLEHAGEPVSVGAGAACLGNPLHALQWLADTLARAGDPLRAGDVVLSGALGPMVPVTPGAAYEARISGLGSVRTCFSKADQ from the coding sequence ATGAAACCTGACATCGAGGCCGCCAACCGGGAGCTGGCCGACGCCCGCCACACCGGCAAGCCGTGCCCACCGCTACGCGGCCGGCTGCTGGCGGAGGGCGACGTCGAGTCCGCGTACCGTGTGCAGCAGCTCCAGGCGCGGGCCTGGCAGGGCCGCGGCGAACGTCGGGTCGGCGCGAAGATCGGGCTGACCTCCCGGGCGGTGCAGGAGACCTTCGGGGTGTTCCAGCCGGACTTCGGCATGCTGACCGACGCCATGGCGGTCGGCGACGGCGTCGAGGTGGCCATCGACCGGCTGCTCCAACCGCGGGTCGAGGCGGAGATCGCGTTCGTGCTCGCCAAGGATCTCCCGAACCCGCAGATCACGACGGTCGACCTGATCCGCGCGGTCGATTACGTGCTGCCGGCGATCGAGATCGTCGACTCGCGGATCGCCGGCTGGGACATCTCCATCGTGGACACCGTCGCCGACAACGCCTCCAGCGGGCTCTTCGTGCTCGGCACCACGCCGCGCCGGCTCGCCGACGTCGACCTGCGGCTGTGCGGGATGGTGCTGGAGCATGCCGGCGAGCCGGTCTCGGTGGGTGCGGGCGCCGCCTGCCTGGGCAACCCGCTGCACGCCCTGCAGTGGCTGGCCGACACCCTCGCCCGCGCCGGTGACCCGCTGCGCGCCGGGGACGTGGTGCTCTCCGGGGCGCTCGGCCCGATGGTGCCGGTCACCCCCGGTGCCGCGTACGAGGCGCGGATCTCCGGGCTCGGCTCGGTACGGACCTGTTTCAGCAAGGCGGACCAGTGA